A window from Candidatus Cloacimonas sp. encodes these proteins:
- a CDS encoding M14 family metallopeptidase, with the protein MYPLDTKYIKFDELNTELDKIVQINPALAEKRIIGFTETENLPIYALQLGNKNASEAILVIGQHHGEEVIGINVAFALAETLLNGFPNNEKQKNLLSHYQIWIIPTLNPEGFRIVSSGMLRTKRKNNRDTNRNNKLDLRTDGVDLNRNYPIFWDMDSETDINSPYYKGSEPASENEIKAIIELAQQHNYILAIFLHSSISGASSEKIYLPARGNDSVLFKKTLALANTYANATPKDYWNGNYEVFDGPTSEVGNARNFFFYRMKTPAFLVEIGGKNKRGLSIIHPANKKLTTIVDKNVNALLKVFYELDK; encoded by the coding sequence ATGTATCCACTTGATACCAAATACATTAAATTTGATGAACTGAATACCGAACTGGATAAAATTGTGCAAATCAATCCAGCTCTTGCCGAAAAACGCATAATTGGTTTTACTGAAACGGAAAATTTGCCGATATACGCTTTGCAACTTGGCAATAAAAATGCCTCCGAAGCAATTTTAGTCATAGGCCAACATCATGGTGAAGAAGTGATCGGAATAAATGTTGCTTTTGCTTTGGCGGAAACATTGCTAAATGGCTTTCCCAACAATGAAAAGCAAAAAAATCTTCTTTCGCACTATCAGATTTGGATTATACCCACTTTGAATCCGGAAGGTTTCAGAATTGTGAGTTCCGGAATGCTGAGAACCAAACGCAAAAATAACCGCGATACCAATAGAAATAACAAATTGGACTTACGCACCGATGGCGTTGATTTAAATCGGAATTATCCTATTTTTTGGGATATGGATTCTGAAACAGATATCAACAGCCCTTATTATAAAGGGTCGGAACCCGCATCCGAAAACGAAATTAAAGCCATAATTGAACTGGCTCAACAACATAATTATATACTGGCAATTTTTCTGCATAGTTCAATATCCGGTGCATCCAGCGAAAAAATATATCTTCCCGCTCGAGGTAATGATTCTGTCCTCTTTAAAAAAACGCTCGCTTTGGCGAATACCTATGCAAATGCAACCCCAAAAGATTACTGGAATGGAAATTATGAGGTCTTCGATGGACCTACTTCCGAAGTGGGAAATGCCCGTAATTTTTTCTTCTACAGAATGAAAACTCCGGCTTTTTTAGTGGAAATCGGTGGGAAAAACAAACGCGGACTAAGCATCATTCATCCTGCTAATAAAAAGCTAACTACAATTGTAGATAAAAATGTAAATGCTTTGCTGAAGGTGTTTTACGAACTGGATAAATAG